The genomic window GAGTCAAAAGAGCAAGGACATCGGCGTCAAGGCCCAGTGTCACACTAATGAACATTGAGAAGGATTATACCGTTGTTACCATGAGGTCCAAAGATAGACCAAAGCTTGTGTTTGACGTAGTCTGTACTTTGACTGATATGCAGTATGTGGTGTTCCATGGCATGGTCAGCACAGAACCAGTGGAGGCTTATCAGGTAACTACTCAACGGCCGTCTGTTGGGATCTCTCTTCTAACAATAATATGAGTGTTTTGCTGCAGGAATTTTACATCCGTCATGTGGATGGACTTCCCATAAACTCAGAAGCAGAGCAAGAACGTGTCATACAATGTCTGGAAGCAGCCATTGAGAGGAGAGCATCGGAGGTAACCAATTAGGAATGTGAAAATTCTCTGTCTTGGCTCAAATTACATTCTGTTCTGCATCGATTTCTGATATACTCAAGACAGATTGTGCATATGAAACATACTTTCAGGGTTTAGAGCTGGAATTATCAGCAGAAGACCGAGTTGGTCTTCTCTCAGACATAACCAGAACATTCCGAGAGAACAGCTTAACCATTGTGAGAGCAGAGATATCAACGCGAGAGGGTAAGGCTAAAGACACGTTCTACGTTACAGACGTGACTGGAAACCCGGTTGAATCAAAAATCGTGGAGTCAATCAGACAACAGATAGGAGTAAGCAAGctgaaggtgaagaagaaggagaaggagcatTGCTCTGTTCTTGGTACAAGCAGGCCTTCGCACGAAACAACTACAATGGGGTATTTGCTAAGTAACATCTTCAAACCCAAGTAGCTTCAAGCTTCACCTATCTCACTCATAGTCATAGAGTGTGTGTGTGCTTTGTATAGGTTAGACAGAGTAGGGCATCATTTAAGCTGATCGTAGCGATCCCCTCTCAACAAGTCCCTTGTGTGTAAATTTGTGTGAACAAAATAACAGGAACTGCCTTTGAATAGATACGGCGTCAGTTAATACCGTTGATTAATGGATCCAGGGGACATTAATAAAGATGCAAAGTGTTTACTATTATGATTTAATGAGAGCATTCGAAAGATCAataagagatgaagaagaggaagacagAGAAAGGTGAGCTTAAAACAACTCTCTCTCTAATTACAAACTATAATCTAAAACCTGTCATTACAGCCATTGACTAGTTTCCTAATCTTCCTCCACCACATTCTCTTACAAGAAAACttcaaatagaaaagaaaaaagaaagcagaggaagGGATCAGAGCCAGAGAGCGCCGGCGTCTTTGAGAAGAGGAACGAGAGAGCCGTTTATGTGAGAAGCCATGACTCTGTCCATAGCTCCAACCAGTTTACCGCCGATGAAGACGACCGGGAGAGACCCTGGAGAAGAGGAGCCGGAGCAGCCGAGGAGACGAATGAGGGCTCGCTGGATGTCGCCGCCGTAGGGGTGGAGGTCGAGCTCGTGGACGGCGGGGCTGACGCCCATTCCTCTGAAGAGACCCTTCACGGCGTGGCACATGCAGCACGTGCTCACGCTGAAGATCACCACCGCGCTCTCAGAAGCCAGGGACTCTATACGAAGCAGACCAGTGTCAGCCACCATCCCCAAACCGCCGAATCCTAAGCTGCTCATCTTGTATGATCCCCACGATTCTGTCTGGTATTGCATCTTtgatatctcttctctttctcttgttacACTTTTGTTTGGAAAGAAACTAGATTAAACACgaataagagagaaagagggatTGGCTAAAGTTTGTTGGTGAGAAGAGAGTGAGAGCCATGCAGAGTATTTATAGAGGCCTACTACACCTCTGAGTCTAACTCTGTTTTCCTCtaattattagtattattgtttctttctttattatttgtgTATAATAACATGACCTCTATTTACTTCTccatgaaaaaaagaaaaaaagtaacaaaacatatgaattaAAACCGATGACATCAAGATAGTGATTGCTGTTGAAAACAAACACCGATAATAGTTATCggaataatttcatttttttgtaaaaaaaaaaaaaaaggcaaggAGAGTTGAAGAACAGGCTTTTATCAGAAGGGAGTTGTTGGTAATAGACGGCTCCGTCTGTCCTTCTTGTCGGCTCTTACCGCTCTCACCATTAATTTTCTTACCActtaattctctctttttctttctttgtattttcagATACATGATCATAAAGTAAGAAACCATAATTTCCACGTAGATAAGCTCCCTCAATCTGTACAATATGGATTTTGGCagggtttttcttttattccaTTCTACtctgtaaaatatataattccaTACGACCGAGTAATCATCAATCCAGCAAATGTGTAATCATCACATCATAATTTGTTAAGGAGTCAGAATCTTATGTTTCTTATCCAGATTAATAGCATCctccttatatatatagaaaaagaattatgaCTCGAGAATTATGATGTGtacatattttataagaaCAGCACCCATGAATTAATTTGGATGGGTTTAAttataacaatattaaaatttgaacaattttatatagaaaaagccttttttttttttcttcaaagtttaCAAAGTTTGTAGTTTGTGACATGCTTTTGGCTTCCACGCTTGTGTCCTTTATACACGAAATGCCTTTTTTGTGTGTCTCAGGTTTGAGCTCcacaataaattaaatcttaaaatgAGATTTAAAACGAAGGATTgatggaagagaagattttatatgtatattgaaTATAGTAAGAGAAGTCCGTACAGTTATGCTCCCTCTAgctgaaaaagaaagttactTCTTTTAGTGTTTAAACTCATGTATTtcttttctggaaaaaaatctttgCATGAGAAATcgtaaaagataaataatctTGTCGGATTGTGGTTGTCGGATCGCTTTAcctttgatttttgattttttttttaaaaatctagtTTTCCTGACAGAAGACTTACGTAACACTTGTCATACAATGTTTGATCTGTTCAACCGATTCTCCGATATTAACCCTTTCGAGTAGCGTATGTACATGCTTTTCAATAAGGGTATTTTGAACATTTCTGAAGTTCGTATTCAACGCCTGAAACTTGAAACTTTGAACATTCCTTATTCCTTTGTATATTGATCTAgctcttttctgtttttggcttttttttttattcttcaaagtttaaatatgtatatacaagGCTAACATTatacaaaactttaaaaatctttcGTTTTATgattatcaataaaaagatgattttcttcttgtaaaaaaaaacattttagagagaaaaagaaaaaaaaaaaagagattttgatCGATCGGACGGGTAGGGTTAGATGGCAGGAAACGAGAGCCCTCTGGCCTATATTAATTAgtacaacaaaatatataaattgatatcaaaataaaaaatagaaagaataCGAGCGTGATGCTATCTTTTCAGCTTTATCTGGTCTTTGCCATTTATAAATATCTGTGTGTATGTCTCTCTTTGCACAATATTAATGTTGTGctttgttataaatatatcttcatttcatatttttatattttcaaatttcgttttttttttacctcttACGGTGAAACAAAGCCGATAGGGAGATGAAAGGTGGGGTTTgaactaaaccctaaaataagCTTTAGAGAGTTCTATCGTCGAAGTATAATGGTCCGAGTCTGATTCCAACACCTGACCAAGATATGTCCCTACGGGTTataaaacaatgtatatattatatatatacaaacagCTGGCTCATATATATCTGTAATACACTGATACAGAGGAAGGTACATATCTGTGCCTATGTATGCGCGTGGTGTAGCTGTATATGCTATGgaacatgtatatatgttataaTGTATATTGAATTTCCAAAAAGCTTTagttagtaaaaaaataaatggaaaacgtaaaaacaaaaaagaaggcaaaagaaaaaggaagatatCGCATGTCGGTGTCGCGGCGAAAAGGCGGTGAGGGTATTGTGGGAGTGCTCACGAATTCCCCTAAAAATCCTCATTTATAATTAGTATATAACCCTAAGCCCATGCAAACTGCAATCCCACTCATCTTTATCACTAACACTAACTATCTTATTATTTCACCAAAAGATAAAAGTATTTCATCGAGATATACGTCGATATGTTGTTCTGCATGCAGGTGCATGGCCctctattattttttgtcgACCACAAGTTTTTGTCTGTTTACAACATAAGATTTCacttattattgtttttttattttaattgtttgtttatcgCACTGATAGTCTGATACACACATTCACGAACTGCGTTTATCCCTCATTGCCACCTAATAATTAACTTAGGCTTCACAACATTTGTATATCCCaattcatttattatatacaGTTGTTTACCGCTACATATATGTGCATAGTTAATCTAGGAAATTAATGTTCTAAGCTTTTATCGTAGTTAATATtggaacaaaaatatataaccgAGTAACAAAAGTCGTAGTAAatagttttaaatataatatttaacaaaaaaatatagtataaatataataatgcCGATCGACACCAAAGTTATAACTATATATCAATCCAAGCCTCCTCATTCAGAAAGCTTTCTTTtataaaactgaaatattGTTTAGTATAATTAGTACTAAACAATGGTCAAACTGAATATTCACAATTGTGTTTAGTATATTTCGAAGTAATTTATcgtgtaaataaaatattaattgtatatatCGTTGTAAAATATAagaggaacaaaaaaagaaatggaaataGAGTAAATAAATCAGTGATTAAGGAATGGGATAGACACAAATGAATCATACGgatttaaattagaaaaaaagaaattcaaaataagAGAGAGGGTGATTGACCATCGGGAGGAAGAGAGGGACATTGGCAACAAAGTGGTAAATAGAAGTAGAATtaagaagacaacaacaataaaagaaaagaaaaaaaagagagagagaagaagagatgaaacaGAGTTTTGTGCCCCACGCGAGCCGCCTCGCCTCCCCCTATACCCTgaacctttttttctctttctcgctTAAACAGACCTAAACCCAATTAATCATCCCTTAGCTTATTTATTAGGGATCATATTGATACGGAATTTGCAGTCCCCACTGATAACTGAAAGGCTTTTATGTAGTACTAGTCGTATTTACGTGAACACATTATTCTTTGAGTATTATCTTCCATACAAGAGGAGTATATTAATAGACTTTTACCTTAGCACTCCGAATGATCCTCGACTATTGTTTATTAATACACAAAACactcctctctttttttattcgtACACAAAACActcctctcttcttttattCGTTATTTTAAGAACTGAATTGGTGttcctttaaattttttttaacacgtTCCACGCGtactttttgtgtgtttaccttttttaatttactaattaataATGTAGTACGTACTATATAGTTAAAGAAAGAGGGCAAAATGGTAAATAAGAGAAGAGCAgctttaagaaaagaagagaagcaatattaactctctctatatatctTAAAGATGTactgtaataaataaaaataaaagaagaagaagaaggagaaggggCCGTTAAAGGAGTAACCGACAAGACGGCTTTACTTTTTCAGGCTTTGCTCCTTTGATTGCCTCATCTCGCTGCTGACGTTATCCTCCCGTTGACTGTCTACGCactcccttttttttttttttttttttccctaaaTATATTTACTCATTATTATGTCATAGTTTTACAAGGTCGaggttttgtagttttgttaATGCTGCAAATACTACTAATGTATACTAATGCTGCAAATactaatacttttttttgtttgttccatTTTTTATTGGTATATAACTATAAATTATAAGAACGTATAGAGATGTCTAGCAGTTTTGGTcaaataatttgtaatattacggagtatataatatagaaatatatggTACGTTGTAAATGTAATGAAGGGATATATGCAAAATAGTACTAATATATAGCTTCGTGCGCGTGACAAGCATGAGAGCATCTGATATACCTCCTTGtcttctttcactttcaaACAACAGTCAACGGCtgctttcttctgtttcttcttcattctttgGAATTTGAAACGTATTACTATTACTAGTATTTTGTTATGCTGCATAGATATTGCGTCAAAAGTTATATCACATCACGATATTGTCTGTTATGTTTGGTTGTTTATCGATTTCACTAGGTtcgttatttttattttttgcaaatttcaatatacaaattattcattttagAGTAGTAATTTACCcatggtttttattttattgggTCAAACAGGAACTTTGATCGACGCGTGGCGTGGGAATATAACGTATCAATATTTTGGGCTTTTTAAGTGATGATTGTTTTGTAAGCTTTTTGAGTGATGATTGTTTGATGGGCTTATTAGGCGACTGTTTTATGGGCTTTTAGTTAATTGCACCCTTTGGGCTTATGTactctgatttttttgtttggttttttagtTGTATTTGTAATTTCTGTTCGAGCACTAAAAAAGGGGAACATTGTCCCAATTGTTCTTTCGCCATTAGTACCAAACTAAACTGGAGATCAATATATAGTATTAGTATGATTGATTGTATATTGGGGTTTCGTAATCATCGCGAAACTGCAGTATAAAATTCGAAAGTTTGGTTTAGGCGTATGAAACTTTATTGCAACTCTAATGAAGTCCGCTCACGAACTCTTGCCACTTTACGGCAGCTCCGACAACCGTCACCGGCGACATTTCTCGACACACGACGTGTTGATGCTCGCATCATTAAAACTGGCTTCGACACAGATACGTGTCGCTCCAATTTCATCGTCGAGGACCTTCTCAGGAGAGGTCAAGTTTCTGCTGCACGCAAGGTGTACGACGAAATGCCTCACAAGAACACTGTCTCCACCAATACCATGATTTCCGGTCACGTGAAGACGGGTGATGTTTCCAGCGCCCGAGACCTTTTTGACGCAATGCCCGACAGAACTGTTGTCACGTGGACTATCTTGATGGGGTGGTACGCCCGGAACAGCCACTTCGATGAAGCTTTCAAGCTTTTCCGTCAGATGTGCAGGTCTTCTTCCTGTACCCTGCCCGATCATGTCACCTTTACTACGCTTTTACCAGGCTGCAATGACGCTGTTCCCCAGAACGCGGTCGGTCAGGTTCATGCTTTTGCCGTCAAGTTAGGCTTTGATACCAACCCCTTTCTCACTGTCTCCAATGTTCTGCTTAAGTCCTACTGTGAGGTAAGGCGACTCGATTTAGCCTGTGTGTTGTTCGAGGAGATTCCAGAGAAAGACTCTGTCACGTTCAACACCCTTATTACAGGGTACGAGAAGGATGGCTTGTACACGGAGTCCATCCATCTCTTTCTTAAAATGCGGCAGTCTGGTCACCAGCCTTcagatttcacattttctgGGGTTCTCAAGGCTGTTGTTGGGCTGCACGATTTTGCTCTTGGTCAGCAACTCCATGCTCTGTCAGTTACTACCGGCTTCTCCAGGGATGCTTCTGTTGGCAATCAAATTCTTGATTTCTACTCCAAACATGACCGTGTTCTTGAAACTAGGATGCTTTTTGATGAGATGCCTGAgttggattttgtttcttacaatgTGGTCATCTCAAGCTACTCACAGGCTGATCAATACGAGGCATCCCTCCACTTCTTTAGAGAAATGCAGTGCATGGGGTTTGATCGCAGAAACTTCCCTTTCGCGACGATGCTGAGCATCGCTGCTAACTTGTCATCCTTGCAGATGGGTCGACAATTGCACTGCCAGGCCCTCCTGGCAACGGCTGATTCAATCCTTCATGTTGGGAATTCTTTAGTAGATATGTATGCAAAATGCGAAATGTTCGAGGAAGCTGAGTTGATATTCAAGAGTTTACCACAACGGACCACCGTTTCCTGGACTGCCTTGATCTCAGGTTACGTTCAGAAAGGGCTTCATGGAGCTGGGCTTAAGTTGTTCACCAAGATGCGAGGATCAAATTTACGAGCAGACCAATCAACTTTTGCTACTGTATTGAAAGCTTCCGCTAGTTTCGCTTCTCTGTTGCTGGGGAAACAACTCCATGCATTCATAATCAGATCAGGGAACTTGGAAAATGTGTTCTCCGGAAGTGGCCTGGTTGATATGTACGCCAAATGTGGTTCTATCAAAGATGCAGTTCAAGTATTCGAAGAGATGCCCGATAGAAATGCAGTTTCCTGGAATGCTTTGATTTCAGCACACGCTGATAACGGAGATGGAGAAGCAGCTATTGGTGCATTTGCAAAGATGATTGAATCTGGTCTCCAGCCAGATTCAGTCAGCATCTTAGGCGTCTTAACTGCATGTAGTCACTGTGGATTTGTTGAACAAGGAACAGAATATTTCCAGGCAATGTCTCCAATCTATGGGATAACTCCAAAAAAGAAGCATTATGCATGCATGCTGGATTTGCTTGGCAGAAACGGAAGATTTGCAGAAGCAGAGAAGTTGATGGACGAAATGCCCTTTGAGCCAGATGAAATTATGTGGTCGTCAGTGTTGAACGCATGTCGGATTCACAAGAATCAAAGCCTTGCTGAGAGAGCAGCAGAGAAGCTCTTCAGTATGGAGAAGCTCAGGGACGCTGCTGCTTATGTAAGCATGTCAAACATCTATGCAGCGGCTGGGGAATGGGAAAAAGTTAGGGATGTGAAGAAAGCAATGCGCGAACGCGGAATCAAAAAGGTTCCGGCTTATAGCTGGGTAGAAGTTAACCACAAGATTCATGTGTTCTCATCAAATGATCAGACACACCCAAACGGAGATGAGATCGTGAGAAAGATCAATGAATTGACAGctgagattgagagagaaggGTACAAGCCTGACACTAGTTCGGTAGTACAAGACGTAGATGAGCAGATGAAGATTGAGTCGCTTAAGTACCACAGTGAACGTTTAGCCGTTGCATTTGCTCTGATCAGTACACCAGAAGGGTGTCCGATTGTTGTGATGAAGAACTTGAGGGCCTGCAGGGATTGCCATGCTGCAATAAAACTAATATCGAAGATTGTAAAGAGGGAGATAACTGTAAGGGATACAAGCAGATTCCATCACTTTAGTGAGGGGGTCTGTTCTTGTGGTGATTACTGGTGACTCAGCATTATATAGAACAAAGTGCTAGAGTAGGTTCTGTACGTGTTTCATTCAATTATTTCGATATCTTTCTTTGGTCTTGGGATTGAGATTTTGTAACCTTAACTGATGTTGTAGGCAGTCCTAATCATATATTCAAATAGGAAAACTTATTGATTTTCCAGTACATCTCCCAATCAAATTACATTATATTACACAAGGAGAATGGGAGCTTTGTTTCCTAATACCAGTCTGACAAGAATCATAACATCAAACTAGCTAGTACTTTCAGACCTTGCAGGTTGCACCTAGAGGTTTCACGAAGAGGCAGCGATGTAGCCGGTCGGGCATTCTGAGACTGCTTCACAAGTGTCTGTCTCAAAGAAGGCCGAGTGGAGAGCCTTCACACAATGCTCCgcctcatcatcattcactatCAGTGAGATGTTTACCTGATAGCATCCAAAAGTCAGACGAGTGTGTATTCAAGGGGTAAACCTTTTGTACAGAATCATCTATATTGCCAAAGAAGTTGAAAGAGGTTTGACCTTAGATGCACCTTGGGAGATCATCTGGACATTAATCCCATTGGTTCGAAGTACTCGGAAGCCCTGTTTGTTGTTCATCGGTAAGCCACTATGactatctatatattaaatcatACAAACCAAACCAGAGAGTTAACTAACCTTCTCTAATATGAATGATGATCTCTGAACATTTCCGATGAGAGAGATAATTGATCTGTGTCGAAGCAGATTTACAACAGCAATCTTCTCAAGTTCCTCCACCACCTGATCAAGCTCCTGTCACATGGCCAAGAATTACAGAATACAAGATGAgtcttgatttgattttctgtGCTCCAAGAACAAGTGGTACGTAGCCTGAAAGTTCtctcaaagaaaacaacacaGATACAAAGTCACAAGCTTACGTGTTGAATTAACTCTCTGCTACAGAACTTTGAAGGATCCAATGTCAAAGAAATGCTAACTTCGCTGGTTGCAACAACATCCACAGATATGCCCAACTTTTCAAATGTGGAAAACACCTGCAGAGATAGAAAGTGTGAGCTGGGAGGGCGGGAAAGGGAGTATCTTGTCATCAATTGGAGTTAAGTTGGTTACCTTGGCAAGGAAACCATATTGGCCGAGCATACGGGTGCTAGTGATGTCCAACATGGTGACATTACGTTTCAGAACGATGCTGGTCAATACAGCCTAGGAGAAGataaggaggaagaagaggtcATGGTGATGTTGTACGTGGTATAAAAAAGGGTAATACTAGTGATGCAATTTGACTTCACGTACCTTGCTCATGTCTCTTGATCTGGTGATGACAGTTCCTGGAGCAGTGGGATTGTAAGAGTTCTTAACCCTTACAGGAATGTTACCTTCTCGCGCTGGGCGCATGGAAAGTGGATGCAACACCTGCAATGGAAGAGGTAAATCATTTGGTCTTTTGGTACAACAAGTGTTTTATGAGGTTGGTTACCTGGGCACCAAAGTAAGCAAGTTCAGCAGCCTCATCAAATGTCAAGTGTGGA from Arabidopsis thaliana chromosome 3, partial sequence includes these protein-coding regions:
- the ROXY1 gene encoding Thioredoxin superfamily protein (ROXY1; CONTAINS InterPro DOMAIN/s: Glutaredoxin-like, plant II (InterPro:IPR011905), Thioredoxin fold (InterPro:IPR012335), Glutaredoxin (InterPro:IPR002109), Thioredoxin-like fold (InterPro:IPR012336); BEST Arabidopsis thaliana protein match is: Thioredoxin superfamily protein (TAIR:AT5G14070.1); Has 1149 Blast hits to 1147 proteins in 188 species: Archae - 0; Bacteria - 38; Metazoa - 213; Fungi - 109; Plants - 748; Viruses - 0; Other Eukaryotes - 41 (source: NCBI BLink).), yielding MQYQTESWGSYKMSSLGFGGLGMVADTGLLRIESLASESAVVIFSVSTCCMCHAVKGLFRGMGVSPAVHELDLHPYGGDIQRALIRLLGCSGSSSPGSLPVVFIGGKLVGAMDRVMASHINGSLVPLLKDAGALWL
- a CDS encoding Pentatricopeptide repeat (PPR) superfamily protein (Pentatricopeptide repeat (PPR) superfamily protein; CONTAINS InterPro DOMAIN/s: Pentatricopeptide repeat (InterPro:IPR002885); BEST Arabidopsis thaliana protein match is: Tetratricopeptide repeat (TPR)-like superfamily protein (TAIR:AT2G27610.1); Has 47268 Blast hits to 13605 proteins in 263 species: Archae - 0; Bacteria - 2; Metazoa - 64; Fungi - 106; Plants - 46551; Viruses - 0; Other Eukaryotes - 545 (source: NCBI BLink).), whose protein sequence is MKLYCNSNEVRSRTLATLRQLRQPSPATFLDTRRVDARIIKTGFDTDTCRSNFIVEDLLRRGQVSAARKVYDEMPHKNTVSTNTMISGHVKTGDVSSARDLFDAMPDRTVVTWTILMGWYARNSHFDEAFKLFRQMCRSSSCTLPDHVTFTTLLPGCNDAVPQNAVGQVHAFAVKLGFDTNPFLTVSNVLLKSYCEVRRLDLACVLFEEIPEKDSVTFNTLITGYEKDGLYTESIHLFLKMRQSGHQPSDFTFSGVLKAVVGLHDFALGQQLHALSVTTGFSRDASVGNQILDFYSKHDRVLETRMLFDEMPELDFVSYNVVISSYSQADQYEASLHFFREMQCMGFDRRNFPFATMLSIAANLSSLQMGRQLHCQALLATADSILHVGNSLVDMYAKCEMFEEAELIFKSLPQRTTVSWTALISGYVQKGLHGAGLKLFTKMRGSNLRADQSTFATVLKASASFASLLLGKQLHAFIIRSGNLENVFSGSGLVDMYAKCGSIKDAVQVFEEMPDRNAVSWNALISAHADNGDGEAAIGAFAKMIESGLQPDSVSILGVLTACSHCGFVEQGTEYFQAMSPIYGITPKKKHYACMLDLLGRNGRFAEAEKLMDEMPFEPDEIMWSSVLNACRIHKNQSLAERAAEKLFSMEKLRDAAAYVSMSNIYAAAGEWEKVRDVKKAMRERGIKKVPAYSWVEVNHKIHVFSSNDQTHPNGDEIVRKINELTAEIEREGYKPDTSSVVQDVDEQMKIESLKYHSERLAVAFALISTPEGCPIVVMKNLRACRDCHAAIKLISKIVKREITVRDTSRFHHFSEGVCSCGDYW